Proteins encoded together in one Nitrososphaerales archaeon window:
- a CDS encoding IPT/TIG domain-containing protein, translating into MKMGKPNIVYLVLIGAMLSTPMLLVNGQVVPIISNISPIAGTHGSQITITGSGFDRENNDVGFTKVVRKGTEPAYSAGYVNNVPSPDGRTLVFELPEHVGVCAYSTMDPDSGCILIALMLDPGEYEVFVVNKNGKSNSVSFEITGKLFTKIQTRAGELTLSYHDGLATLSGILHRSTACVNWVVNVSSTKDNPPSHVEFHIFDENKGVICIQLVGEPQEITATAMAGEHTEYKVMLEDETVFSGTLVQTFGQKDVNVHLKIKKSVVLLSIWNNEQIAIHKVKIESGAEIIYAKARGWTIDELANNQILLQSDDRPITGGTNLIVLLAIDDRHTSISWEAFDEQGIAIAGGVMIP; encoded by the coding sequence ATGAAGATGGGAAAACCAAACATAGTATATTTAGTTCTTATAGGCGCAATGCTTTCTACGCCTATGTTACTGGTCAATGGACAAGTAGTACCGATTATTTCTAACATCTCACCCATTGCGGGAACGCATGGTAGCCAAATAACTATAACGGGAAGCGGATTTGATCGCGAGAATAATGACGTTGGTTTTACTAAAGTCGTACGTAAGGGAACCGAGCCTGCATATAGTGCTGGCTATGTCAACAATGTTCCTTCGCCAGATGGCAGAACACTGGTTTTCGAACTTCCAGAGCATGTTGGCGTTTGTGCATACTCTACCATGGATCCTGATTCAGGATGCATACTGATAGCATTGATGCTTGATCCAGGGGAGTATGAGGTCTTTGTGGTAAACAAGAATGGCAAGAGCAATTCGGTGTCGTTTGAGATCACAGGTAAATTATTCACCAAGATTCAGACAAGGGCAGGAGAACTTACGTTGAGCTATCATGACGGTCTTGCTACTTTAAGTGGCATCTTGCATCGTTCTACAGCATGTGTTAACTGGGTGGTGAATGTAAGCAGCACAAAGGATAACCCGCCATCACATGTAGAATTTCACATATTCGATGAGAACAAGGGTGTAATTTGCATTCAATTAGTTGGTGAACCACAGGAAATAACTGCAACAGCAATGGCAGGAGAGCATACCGAATACAAGGTGATGTTAGAGGATGAAACCGTATTTTCTGGCACTCTAGTTCAGACATTCGGACAGAAGGATGTAAACGTGCATTTGAAGATAAAGAAGAGCGTAGTACTTCTTTCAATATGGAATAACGAACAGATTGCTATTCATAAAGTAAAGATAGAGAGCGGTGCTGAAATAATTTATGCCAAGGCTAGAGGGTGGACCATTGACGAATTGGCTAATAATCAAATATTGTTGCAAAGCGATGACAGACCAATAACTGGCGGAACAAATTTGATAGTGCTACTTGCGATCGATGATAGGCATACAAGCATATCTTGGGAAGCCTTTGATGAACAAGGCATTGCTATTGCAGGCGGCGTAATGATCCCCTAG